Genomic window (Ruminococcus flavefaciens AE3010):
CCTTGCACTTTTCGCAAATAGGTTTTACTGAAGGTCTGACTTTCATTGAAAATACCTCCTTATAGCGGATAACGGATATACTTGATATCCTATATTCATTACTTAACGCGCCATGTTATACGGCCTTTTGAAAGGTCGTACGGTGACATTTCAAGCTTTACCTTGTCACCAGGTACGATTCTGATATAATTCATTCTGAGCTTACCCGAAACGTGAGATAATACCTCATGTCCGTTCTCAAGCTGAACCTTAAACATTGCATTTGGCAGAGCGTCAGTAACAAC
Coding sequences:
- the infA gene encoding translation initiation factor IF-1, whose product is MSKEDVIEVEGVVTDALPNAMFKVQLENGHEVLSHVSGKLRMNYIRIVPGDKVKLEMSPYDLSKGRITWRVK